In Halorussus limi, a genomic segment contains:
- a CDS encoding mechanosensitive ion channel family protein codes for MVTVAEAIDRLLETYRSLPGSNYVDATLILVVAWFGSRLLIRFLGRPIARRFQRPSLTKTILSGIRAIVMVLAASVAANQVGFKAGDILLSVTVFSAVLGLVLAPIIGSVINGLFLLADQPYEVGDMIKLVDRNQRGYVEDITLRYTKIFTLENTFLVIPNSNMRDRDVINYSAEDTRSRLSLQLLVTYEGDLKQARAILERAARETNEVVEGGPDIRIGSARYPSAPVAYIKDYADHGVLLELRYWVKDPYYVGRVESKIQERVWDQLDAADVEIAYPHSHLVFDETSGTASVEVTESERRTRPEEFDAPD; via the coding sequence GACCGGCTCTTGGAAACCTACAGGAGCCTCCCCGGTTCGAACTACGTCGACGCCACGCTAATTCTCGTAGTCGCGTGGTTCGGGAGCCGACTGCTGATACGGTTTCTGGGTCGGCCCATCGCCCGGCGGTTCCAACGCCCGAGCCTGACGAAGACGATTCTCAGCGGGATTCGGGCCATCGTGATGGTCCTCGCGGCGTCGGTCGCCGCGAACCAAGTCGGGTTCAAAGCGGGCGACATCCTGCTGTCGGTCACGGTGTTCTCCGCGGTCCTCGGTCTCGTCCTCGCGCCCATCATCGGGAGCGTCATCAACGGCCTGTTCCTGCTCGCCGACCAGCCGTACGAAGTCGGAGACATGATAAAACTCGTGGACCGGAACCAGCGGGGCTACGTCGAGGATATCACGCTCCGCTACACCAAGATTTTCACGCTCGAAAACACCTTCCTCGTGATTCCCAACTCGAACATGCGCGACCGGGACGTCATCAACTACTCGGCGGAGGACACCCGGTCGCGGCTCTCGCTCCAACTCCTCGTGACCTACGAGGGCGACCTGAAGCAGGCCCGCGCAATCTTGGAGCGGGCGGCCCGCGAGACGAACGAGGTCGTCGAGGGCGGTCCGGACATCCGCATCGGGAGCGCGCGCTACCCCTCCGCGCCCGTCGCGTACATCAAGGACTACGCCGACCACGGCGTCCTGCTGGAGTTGCGCTACTGGGTGAAAGACCCCTACTACGTCGGCCGGGTCGAGTCGAAGATACAGGAGCGCGTCTGGGACCAACTCGACGCCGCCGACGTGGAAATCGCCTACCCTCACAGCCATCTCGTCTTCGACGAGACCAGCGGCACCGCCAGCGTGGAAGTCACCGAGAGCGAGCGCCGGACCCGCCCCGAGGAGTTCGACGCGCCGGACTGA
- a CDS encoding universal stress protein: protein MTRVVVPVRYPLTDHSERTLAEAIRVAEERDAALTVLHVNLYHRGREVSRAGLKRAVEEEFGRVPRARYVVREGFLVEETILEEVAAEGADVVVIGHKQAGRWRRMLRKLTSDPDIEGYLRAKLDAEVLTVGDGR from the coding sequence GTGACTCGCGTCGTCGTCCCCGTCAGGTATCCGCTGACCGACCACTCCGAGCGGACGCTCGCGGAGGCCATCCGCGTCGCGGAAGAGCGCGACGCGGCGCTGACCGTCCTGCACGTCAACCTCTACCATCGCGGGCGAGAGGTGTCGCGCGCCGGACTGAAACGCGCGGTCGAAGAGGAGTTCGGCCGAGTCCCCCGCGCCCGATACGTCGTCCGCGAGGGATTTCTGGTCGAGGAGACCATCCTCGAAGAGGTCGCGGCCGAGGGGGCCGACGTGGTCGTCATCGGCCACAAACAGGCCGGGCGCTGGCGGCGCATGCTCCGAAAGCTGACCTCCGACCCCGACATCGAGGGCTACCTCCGCGCGAAACTCGACGCCGAAGTCCTCACGGTCGGCGACGGAAGGTGA
- a CDS encoding bifunctional metallophosphatase/5'-nucleotidase: MAPRLVHYSDVENVYDTPERAGRLAGLLRELDADDAVLAGSGDNTSPGVLALVEDGAQALDLFDAVEPDVETFGNHEFDHGPSALRELVADSPQTWVSANVWRDRESGSRFGADAGVVPATVVEADGATVGVVGVTTARTGSINPEATDIEFGDPIAAARDALADLDADYSVVLSHLGRRDEELAREVEADAILGGHVPTERCDRVAGTLLTRPGDGGSVVVEVDLETGNGTRHRVADAPLHEGVADAMADRLAETGLNDVVGTVADPIDRAETTLFGGESRLGNFVADAYRWETGADVGLQNSGGVRTGDALSGEITAADLVSVTPFEERVVVAEVPGTALRDAFEWAASPGLGFAERGWWHAQVSGATVAWDPERHSVESVRVGGEPLADDRTYSVALSDYVLHTDDEFPSLREAHRVETAGVQYDVLVEYARENGVAPELEGRVTAVTGGTETGATER, encoded by the coding sequence ATGGCTCCCCGTCTCGTCCACTACTCCGACGTGGAGAACGTCTACGACACCCCCGAGCGCGCGGGCCGACTCGCCGGACTCCTCCGGGAGTTGGACGCCGACGACGCCGTCCTCGCGGGGTCGGGCGACAACACCTCGCCGGGCGTCCTCGCGCTGGTCGAAGACGGCGCGCAGGCCCTCGATTTGTTCGACGCCGTCGAACCGGACGTGGAGACGTTCGGCAACCACGAGTTCGACCACGGTCCGTCGGCGCTCCGGGAACTCGTCGCCGACTCGCCCCAGACGTGGGTCAGCGCCAACGTCTGGCGCGACCGCGAGTCCGGGTCGCGGTTCGGAGCGGACGCCGGGGTCGTCCCCGCGACGGTCGTGGAAGCCGACGGCGCGACCGTCGGTGTCGTCGGCGTCACGACCGCGCGAACCGGGTCGATAAACCCCGAGGCGACCGACATCGAGTTCGGCGACCCAATCGCGGCCGCCCGCGACGCGCTGGCCGACCTCGACGCGGACTACAGCGTCGTCCTCTCGCACCTCGGCCGGCGCGACGAGGAACTCGCGCGCGAAGTCGAGGCCGACGCCATCCTCGGCGGCCACGTCCCGACCGAGCGGTGCGACCGAGTGGCGGGCACCCTGCTGACCCGGCCCGGCGACGGCGGGTCGGTCGTCGTCGAAGTGGACCTCGAAACCGGCAACGGGACCCGCCACCGGGTCGCCGACGCACCGCTCCACGAGGGTGTCGCCGACGCGATGGCCGACCGACTCGCCGAGACCGGTCTGAACGACGTGGTCGGCACCGTCGCCGACCCCATCGACCGGGCGGAGACGACGCTGTTCGGCGGCGAGTCGAGACTCGGCAACTTCGTCGCCGACGCCTACCGGTGGGAGACCGGCGCCGACGTGGGACTCCAGAACAGCGGTGGCGTCCGGACCGGCGACGCCCTGAGCGGCGAGATTACCGCCGCGGACCTCGTGAGCGTCACCCCGTTCGAGGAGCGCGTGGTGGTCGCCGAAGTGCCGGGGACCGCGCTCCGTGACGCCTTCGAGTGGGCCGCGAGCCCCGGCCTCGGGTTCGCGGAACGGGGCTGGTGGCACGCGCAGGTCAGCGGTGCGACCGTCGCGTGGGACCCCGAACGCCACAGCGTCGAGTCGGTGCGGGTCGGCGGCGAACCGCTGGCCGACGACCGGACCTACTCGGTCGCGCTCTCCGACTACGTCCTCCACACCGACGACGAGTTCCCCTCGCTCCGGGAGGCTCACCGGGTCGAAACCGCCGGCGTTCAGTACGACGTGCTGGTCGAGTACGCCCGCGAGAACGGCGTCGCGCCCGAACTCGAAGGTCGAGTAACGGCGGTTACAGGCGGCACTGAAACGGGAGCGACCGAGAGGTAG
- a CDS encoding DUF5816 domain-containing protein, whose protein sequence is MDATTTTDGRTVYVARGEGDRGSKGQFFVVYGDEARENRYGYLCGNCERIDNAMDPMGRIECNVCGNVRKPTEWDAAHE, encoded by the coding sequence ATGGACGCGACCACGACGACAGACGGCCGGACGGTGTACGTGGCCCGCGGGGAGGGCGACCGCGGGTCGAAGGGACAGTTCTTCGTCGTCTACGGCGACGAGGCCCGCGAGAACCGGTACGGCTACCTCTGTGGCAACTGCGAGCGAATCGACAACGCGATGGACCCGATGGGCCGCATCGAGTGCAACGTCTGCGGGAACGTCCGGAAGCCGACCGAGTGGGACGCGGCCCACGAGTGA
- a CDS encoding DUF7116 family protein — protein MATVSTPPTDQAKTIFDELGYTVSGDGEEFRAERKWRVVRVSAVTGSDETPDDGDLRCFVTWNEYASELRNRLRRTDPEYEWAIIGVREGGDYEVLRAPPSAAPAV, from the coding sequence ATGGCTACTGTTAGCACACCGCCCACCGACCAAGCGAAGACGATCTTCGACGAGTTGGGCTACACCGTCTCCGGCGACGGCGAGGAGTTCCGCGCCGAGCGAAAGTGGCGAGTCGTCCGCGTCAGCGCCGTAACCGGTTCGGACGAGACGCCGGACGACGGCGACCTTCGATGCTTCGTTACCTGGAACGAGTATGCCTCGGAACTCCGTAACCGACTCCGGCGGACAGACCCGGAGTACGAGTGGGCGATAATCGGCGTCCGAGAGGGCGGCGACTACGAAGTCCTTCGCGCACCGCCGAGCGCGGCACCAGCGGTCTGA
- a CDS encoding pyridoxal-phosphate-dependent aminotransferase family protein: MVEKPDVGELTPPDRTLMGPGPSEVHPRVLRAMSTPLVGHLDPSFIEIMNEVQDLLRYTFRTDNQWTIPVSGTGSAAMEAAIGNVVEPGDTMLVPTNGYFGGRMEEMATRAGGEVVHVDAPWGEPLDPADVAAAMDEHQPDVFGFVHAETSTGVLQPQVPELTDVAHDHDAIVIADTVTSLGGVELKVDEWGIDVAYSGPQKCLSCPPGAAPLTLNDRAMDKVLSREEDARSWYLDLSLLEGYWGDDRSYHHTAPITNVYALREALRLVAEEGIEDRWERHRENAGALKAGVEAMGLEMNAPDDYWLPSLNAVRVPDGVTDTDVTSYLLDQYDLEIATGLGDLEGDIFRIGCMGYSSRAETVSYLMAALGDALSEQGADVDVEAGLAATARKLGEQ, from the coding sequence ATGGTAGAGAAACCGGACGTTGGCGAGTTGACACCGCCGGACAGGACGCTGATGGGTCCCGGGCCGAGCGAGGTCCACCCGCGGGTGCTTCGCGCGATGAGTACGCCGCTGGTCGGCCACCTCGACCCCTCGTTCATCGAAATCATGAACGAGGTCCAAGACCTCCTGCGGTACACCTTCCGGACCGACAACCAGTGGACGATTCCGGTCTCGGGCACCGGGTCGGCCGCGATGGAGGCCGCCATCGGCAACGTCGTGGAACCGGGCGACACGATGCTCGTCCCGACTAACGGCTACTTCGGCGGCCGAATGGAGGAGATGGCGACCCGCGCGGGCGGCGAAGTCGTCCACGTGGACGCGCCGTGGGGCGAACCGCTGGACCCCGCCGACGTGGCCGCGGCGATGGACGAGCATCAACCGGACGTGTTCGGGTTCGTCCACGCCGAGACCAGCACCGGCGTCCTCCAGCCGCAGGTGCCGGAACTGACCGACGTGGCCCACGACCACGACGCCATCGTCATTGCCGACACCGTCACCTCGTTAGGCGGCGTGGAACTGAAGGTCGACGAGTGGGGCATCGACGTGGCCTACTCCGGCCCCCAGAAGTGCCTCTCGTGTCCGCCGGGCGCGGCCCCGCTCACGCTCAACGACCGCGCGATGGACAAAGTCCTCTCGCGCGAGGAGGACGCCCGGTCGTGGTATCTCGACCTCTCGCTGCTCGAAGGCTACTGGGGCGACGACCGCTCGTACCACCACACCGCGCCCATCACGAACGTCTACGCGCTCCGCGAGGCGCTCCGCCTCGTCGCCGAGGAGGGAATCGAAGACCGGTGGGAGCGCCACCGCGAGAACGCCGGCGCGCTCAAGGCGGGCGTCGAGGCGATGGGCTTGGAGATGAACGCGCCCGACGACTACTGGCTCCCGAGTCTCAACGCGGTCCGGGTGCCCGACGGCGTGACGGACACCGACGTGACGAGCTACCTCCTCGACCAGTACGACCTCGAAATCGCCACCGGTCTCGGCGACTTGGAGGGCGACATCTTCCGCATCGGCTGTATGGGCTACTCCTCGCGCGCCGAGACGGTGTCGTACCTGATGGCCGCGCTCGGCGACGCGCTCTCCGAGCAGGGCGCGGACGTGGACGTGGAGGCCGGACTCGCCGCGACGGCCCGGAAACTCGGCGAGCAGTAA
- a CDS encoding metal-dependent hydrolase: MMVGHAMVAFAIATAVAGRRWSSERALAFGVVAGAFAAVPDVDMLYAVVGLAQVGLAGVWTMTDAFWDSSHLVHRAVTHSLVVGVVAAAAVAASVAGRESADAETPRSLARWSRLLAAALVAGLTAVAVAESGLLGGGVMLAFLLAGLAVGAVAARRTDLGPRELLAAALVGLLSHPFGDLFTGSPPRFLYPLDLRLLTERVVLLGDPTLNLLAVFGIELATIWLAGYVYLRATDRRVLSHVDTRAAFGAAYALAAVTMPAPTLDVSYHFVFSILAVGAVGFAPNLLRSRSVLSAEHHEAVTWALTGLTAVSVAALTYTLVYLTYPFA, translated from the coding sequence ATGATGGTCGGGCACGCGATGGTCGCGTTCGCAATCGCGACCGCCGTCGCGGGGCGGCGGTGGTCGAGCGAGCGCGCCCTCGCATTCGGCGTGGTGGCTGGCGCGTTCGCGGCAGTCCCGGACGTGGACATGCTCTACGCGGTCGTCGGCCTCGCGCAGGTCGGTCTCGCGGGCGTCTGGACCATGACCGACGCGTTCTGGGACAGTTCCCACCTCGTCCACCGCGCCGTGACCCACTCGCTGGTCGTCGGCGTCGTCGCCGCCGCGGCGGTCGCGGCCAGCGTCGCGGGGCGCGAGTCCGCCGACGCCGAGACACCGCGCTCGCTCGCCCGGTGGTCTCGCCTGCTCGCGGCCGCGCTCGTGGCGGGCCTGACCGCCGTCGCCGTCGCCGAGAGCGGCCTGCTCGGCGGCGGCGTGATGCTCGCGTTCCTGCTCGCCGGTCTCGCCGTCGGGGCGGTCGCGGCGCGCCGGACCGACCTCGGCCCGCGGGAACTGCTCGCCGCGGCGCTGGTCGGCCTGCTCTCCCACCCGTTCGGCGACCTGTTCACCGGTTCGCCGCCGCGGTTTCTCTACCCGCTGGACCTCCGCCTGCTGACCGAGCGCGTCGTCCTGCTCGGCGACCCGACGCTCAACCTGCTCGCAGTGTTCGGCATCGAGTTGGCGACGATTTGGCTCGCGGGGTACGTCTACCTGCGCGCCACCGACCGGCGGGTCCTCTCCCACGTGGACACCCGCGCCGCGTTCGGCGCCGCCTACGCCCTCGCGGCGGTGACGATGCCCGCGCCGACGCTCGACGTGTCCTACCACTTCGTGTTCTCGATTCTGGCGGTCGGCGCAGTCGGGTTCGCGCCGAACCTCCTCCGGTCGCGGTCGGTGCTGTCGGCGGAGCACCACGAGGCCGTGACGTGGGCGCTGACCGGGCTAACCGCGGTTTCGGTCGCGGCGCTGACCTACACGCTGGTCTATCTGACCTATCCCTTCGCGTGA
- a CDS encoding dodecin, which yields MVFKKITLIGTSDESFDAAADDAIDRAERTLDNLKWVEVDELGVEVANAPDREYQAEVTVAFELEE from the coding sequence ATGGTGTTCAAGAAAATCACGCTCATCGGAACGAGCGACGAGAGTTTCGACGCGGCCGCCGACGACGCCATCGACCGCGCCGAGCGAACGCTGGACAATCTCAAGTGGGTCGAAGTGGACGAACTCGGGGTCGAGGTGGCCAACGCGCCGGACCGCGAGTATCAGGCCGAGGTGACAGTCGCCTTCGAGTTGGAGGAGTAG
- a CDS encoding HesB/IscA family protein, translated as MSTETAPDGDPTPKIEVTASAADEALALLESEELDTGIAGLRLFVQQGGCAGLSYGMRFDEEPEDDDTVYEHHGLRVFVDPASMNYIEGSVVDYEDGLQGAGFHVENPNVVSECGCGESFRT; from the coding sequence ATGAGTACCGAGACCGCACCCGACGGCGACCCCACGCCGAAGATAGAGGTGACGGCGAGCGCCGCGGACGAAGCCCTCGCGCTGCTCGAGAGCGAGGAATTAGACACCGGAATCGCGGGACTCCGACTGTTCGTCCAGCAGGGCGGTTGCGCTGGCCTGTCCTACGGCATGCGCTTCGACGAGGAACCGGAAGACGACGACACCGTCTACGAGCACCACGGGCTTCGAGTGTTCGTGGACCCCGCGAGCATGAACTACATCGAGGGGAGCGTCGTGGACTACGAGGACGGCCTGCAGGGCGCGGGCTTCCACGTCGAGAACCCGAACGTCGTCAGCGAGTGCGGGTGCGGCGAGAGCTTCCGGACGTAG
- a CDS encoding hemolysin family protein, whose product MVDLVFSAARIVLALFLVVLNGFFVATEFAFVRIRSTTVESLVEEGAPGASTLQAAIDNLDDYLAVTQLGITIASLGLGWIGEPAVAAVLEPVIGPFLPTNLVHLVSFAVGFGLITFLHVVFGELAPKTIAIARAERVSLLAAPPMKFFYYLFVPGIILFNGTANAFTRLLGVPPVSETEESLEEEELLMVLTRSGNQGHIDKAEVDMIERVFDLDDVSVREVMVPRPDVVSVRSDLPLSDLRELIIESGHTRYPVVDADDSDQAVGFVDVKDVLRAGESADADGSVTAGDLARDLPVIPETGRVNDLLTEFQDEQSQMAAVIDEWGSFEGIVTVEDLVEVVVGDIRDEFDVDHREPSIDRRSDGVFSVDGGVAVSAVNERLDADFEVSEFDTVGGLVLDRLGRAPEVGDRIETDGYYLDVADVDGARVSTVVVRERGPTRDASSEDGDERTKPPEDERPN is encoded by the coding sequence ATGGTAGACCTCGTCTTCTCGGCCGCGCGAATCGTGCTCGCGCTCTTTCTGGTGGTACTGAACGGCTTCTTCGTGGCCACGGAGTTCGCGTTCGTCCGCATCCGGTCGACCACCGTCGAATCGCTCGTCGAGGAGGGCGCGCCGGGCGCGTCCACGTTGCAGGCGGCCATCGACAACCTCGACGACTACCTCGCGGTGACCCAACTCGGAATCACCATCGCGTCGCTGGGCCTCGGGTGGATCGGCGAACCGGCCGTGGCGGCGGTCCTCGAACCGGTTATAGGACCGTTCCTGCCGACGAATCTCGTCCACCTCGTCTCCTTCGCCGTGGGATTCGGCCTCATCACGTTCCTCCACGTCGTCTTCGGCGAACTCGCGCCCAAGACCATCGCCATCGCGCGCGCCGAGCGAGTCTCGCTGTTGGCCGCGCCGCCGATGAAGTTCTTCTATTACCTGTTCGTCCCGGGCATCATCCTGTTCAACGGCACGGCCAACGCCTTCACCCGACTACTCGGCGTCCCGCCGGTGTCCGAGACCGAAGAGAGCCTCGAAGAGGAGGAACTGCTGATGGTGTTGACACGTTCGGGTAATCAGGGCCACATCGACAAGGCGGAGGTCGACATGATAGAGCGGGTGTTCGACCTCGACGACGTCTCGGTCCGCGAAGTGATGGTTCCCCGCCCGGACGTGGTGAGCGTCCGGTCCGACCTCCCGCTATCGGACCTCCGCGAACTGATAATCGAGTCCGGGCACACGCGCTATCCGGTCGTGGACGCCGACGACAGCGACCAGGCGGTCGGGTTCGTGGACGTGAAGGACGTGCTTCGGGCGGGCGAATCTGCGGACGCTGACGGGAGCGTCACGGCCGGCGATCTCGCGCGCGACCTGCCGGTCATCCCGGAGACCGGCCGCGTCAACGACCTCCTCACCGAGTTCCAGGACGAGCAGAGCCAGATGGCCGCGGTCATCGACGAGTGGGGGTCGTTCGAGGGCATCGTGACCGTCGAGGACCTCGTGGAGGTCGTCGTCGGCGACATCCGCGACGAGTTCGACGTGGACCACCGCGAACCCTCCATCGACCGGCGGAGCGACGGGGTCTTCTCCGTGGACGGCGGCGTCGCCGTCTCGGCGGTCAACGAGCGACTGGACGCCGACTTCGAGGTGTCGGAGTTCGACACCGTCGGCGGACTGGTGCTGGACCGACTCGGGCGTGCGCCGGAGGTCGGCGACCGCATCGAGACCGACGGCTACTACCTCGACGTGGCCGACGTGGACGGCGCTCGGGTCTCGACGGTCGTCGTTCGGGAACGGGGACCGACGAGAGACGCGAGTAGCGAAGACGGAGACGAGCGGACGAAACCGCCGGAAGACGAACGGCCGAACTGA
- the hisD gene encoding histidinol dehydrogenase: MNVRKLADLGPDDRRALFDRDAGIEGVREDVRDIVSRVREEGDVAVREFCEEFDGVSVGNLDITDEAERAYDEIDDGIREAIETAAENVREFHEAQLPDDWRREFADGRELGRRFRPLERVGVYVPGGAAAYPSSALMGVIPAKVAGVEQVAVATPPAEEMNPVTLAAIHVAGADAVFNVGGAQAVAALAYGTEQVDRVQKVVGPGNKWVTAAKAEVQGDVAIDFLAGPSEVLVVADDTADPRLVAADLVAQAEHDPEASVVAVTDDEDTAEAIAEEVESQVENRERADVARKALDGDESGVLLARSPSEAILFAEEYAAEHLSIQADDDEEILDRIDSAGSVFLGPYTPVAAGDYASGTNHVLPTNGGAKITGGLSVDTFLRETTVQRLDEGALGDLSETITTLAEAEGLEAHAESVRKRFED, translated from the coding sequence ATGAACGTACGAAAGCTTGCGGACCTCGGCCCCGACGACCGGCGGGCGCTGTTCGACCGCGACGCCGGTATCGAAGGCGTCCGCGAGGACGTGCGCGACATCGTCTCGCGCGTCCGTGAGGAGGGCGACGTGGCGGTCCGGGAGTTCTGCGAGGAGTTCGACGGCGTCTCGGTCGGCAACTTGGACATCACCGACGAGGCCGAACGCGCCTACGACGAGATAGACGACGGGATTCGGGAGGCCATCGAGACTGCCGCCGAGAACGTCCGGGAGTTCCACGAGGCCCAACTCCCCGACGACTGGCGCCGGGAGTTCGCCGACGGCCGCGAGTTGGGTCGCCGGTTCAGACCGCTCGAACGCGTCGGGGTCTACGTCCCCGGCGGGGCCGCGGCCTACCCCTCCAGCGCGCTGATGGGCGTGATTCCCGCGAAGGTGGCCGGCGTCGAGCAGGTCGCGGTGGCGACCCCGCCCGCCGAGGAGATGAACCCGGTGACGCTCGCGGCCATCCACGTCGCGGGCGCGGACGCGGTGTTCAACGTCGGCGGCGCGCAGGCGGTGGCCGCGCTTGCCTACGGCACCGAGCAGGTCGACCGGGTCCAGAAGGTCGTCGGACCGGGCAACAAGTGGGTCACGGCGGCGAAGGCCGAGGTGCAGGGCGACGTGGCCATCGACTTCCTCGCGGGACCGAGCGAGGTTCTCGTCGTCGCCGACGACACCGCTGACCCTCGACTCGTGGCCGCGGACCTCGTGGCGCAGGCCGAACACGACCCCGAGGCGTCGGTCGTGGCCGTCACCGACGACGAGGACACCGCCGAGGCTATCGCCGAAGAAGTCGAGTCGCAGGTCGAGAACCGTGAGCGCGCGGACGTCGCCCGAAAGGCCCTCGACGGCGACGAGAGCGGCGTCTTGCTCGCGCGCTCGCCCAGCGAGGCCATCCTGTTCGCCGAGGAGTACGCCGCCGAACACCTCTCGATTCAGGCCGACGACGACGAGGAGATTTTAGACCGCATCGACAGCGCCGGGAGCGTCTTCCTCGGTCCCTACACCCCGGTCGCGGCGGGCGACTACGCCAGCGGTACCAACCACGTTCTCCCGACCAACGGCGGAGCGAAGATAACGGGCGGCCTGTCGGTCGACACCTTCCTGCGAGAGACGACCGTCCAGCGACTCGACGAGGGCGCGCTCGGCGACCTCTCGGAGACGATTACGACGCTTGCGGAGGCCGAGGGGTTGGAGGCGCACGCCGAGAGCGTGCGAAAGCGATTCGAGGACTGA
- a CDS encoding lipopolysaccharide biosynthesis protein, producing MTSESTDPRGSTAGRESGRTKDDPTRSDAADSTVPDSHVSGASEESPTGDATGRDPAEARLEDALERVAHGATVSVPSILLQRGLTLAFTAVLTNGFSAGAYGVFALARRLQRYLLRLTLGFRRGLSRFLPNADSNAERDALATFAGLLLVGVATAFGVALFAAAPLVTRVADEGAQFELFLRIFAVGLPAGVWLFTVTEVLRGLEAVGPLNLTLRVCFPTAQLGVGAVATFVFHDLALAAAGVLLVMGLSGVGAAVWLVRERDFRPRLRGGDAARLRRKYLSFTLPLFVGGFATTTQRLGFYPLIAMFLSSVAGGVFAVGVLVGTLVRLPLLGINQFIPPVAAALHEEGHRDALARLYHVTSRLVLVGVTGLAIPVVVYRKSVMSLFGPTFVEYAPLLPGFVVAQYAACAAGSVGILLTMTDHQRALLVVNVVITAFLTVTAIPLTTEFGLPGLVGSYVLMLTINNGLEVAVLYYLEGLQPFTRLHAKPLVAGLPLALVALTVRFALPDTVAFVVGTALGLLAYAVSLRRLKFTTVERRLGATLVERYRDAFPTSLR from the coding sequence GTGACCTCCGAATCGACCGACCCGCGCGGTTCGACCGCCGGGCGCGAGTCGGGTCGGACGAAGGACGACCCGACTCGCAGCGACGCCGCCGATTCGACTGTGCCTGACTCCCACGTCTCTGGCGCGAGCGAGGAGTCGCCGACGGGCGACGCGACCGGTCGCGACCCGGCGGAGGCCCGCCTCGAAGACGCGCTAGAGCGGGTCGCCCACGGCGCGACCGTCTCGGTGCCGAGCATCCTCCTCCAGCGCGGACTGACGCTGGCCTTCACCGCAGTTCTGACGAACGGGTTCTCCGCCGGGGCGTACGGCGTGTTCGCGCTGGCCCGACGACTCCAGCGGTATCTGCTCCGACTCACGCTCGGTTTCCGGCGCGGACTGAGCCGGTTCCTGCCGAACGCCGACTCGAACGCCGAGCGCGACGCGCTCGCCACGTTCGCGGGTCTGTTGCTGGTCGGCGTCGCCACTGCGTTCGGCGTCGCGCTGTTCGCCGCCGCGCCGCTGGTGACGCGAGTCGCCGACGAAGGCGCACAGTTCGAACTCTTCCTGCGCATCTTCGCGGTCGGTCTCCCGGCGGGCGTCTGGCTGTTCACCGTGACCGAGGTGCTGCGCGGTCTCGAAGCCGTCGGCCCGCTGAACCTCACCCTCCGGGTCTGCTTCCCGACGGCCCAACTCGGGGTGGGCGCGGTCGCCACCTTCGTCTTCCACGACCTCGCGCTCGCCGCCGCGGGCGTCCTGCTCGTCATGGGACTGTCGGGCGTCGGCGCGGCCGTCTGGCTGGTCCGCGAACGCGACTTCCGTCCCCGACTCCGGGGCGGCGACGCCGCGCGACTCCGACGGAAGTACCTCTCGTTCACCCTCCCGCTGTTCGTCGGCGGGTTCGCCACCACGACTCAGCGACTCGGGTTCTACCCGCTCATCGCGATGTTCCTGTCGAGCGTCGCGGGCGGCGTGTTCGCGGTGGGCGTCCTCGTCGGCACGCTGGTCCGCCTGCCGCTGCTGGGCATCAACCAGTTCATCCCGCCGGTCGCGGCCGCGCTCCACGAGGAGGGCCACCGGGACGCGCTCGCGAGACTCTACCACGTGACGAGTCGGCTAGTGCTGGTCGGCGTGACGGGGCTCGCGATTCCGGTCGTGGTCTACCGAAAGTCCGTGATGAGTCTGTTCGGTCCGACGTTCGTCGAGTACGCACCGCTCCTGCCGGGATTCGTCGTCGCGCAGTACGCCGCCTGCGCCGCGGGGAGCGTCGGCATCCTGCTGACGATGACCGACCACCAGCGGGCGCTGCTCGTCGTCAACGTCGTCATCACCGCGTTTCTGACCGTGACGGCGATTCCGCTGACCACGGAGTTCGGACTCCCGGGGTTGGTGGGGAGTTACGTGCTGATGCTGACCATCAACAACGGTCTGGAGGTGGCGGTGCTGTACTACCTCGAAGGACTCCAGCCGTTCACGCGCCTCCACGCGAAGCCGTTGGTCGCGGGGCTACCGTTAGCACTGGTCGCGCTGACCGTCAGGTTCGCGCTGCCGGACACCGTCGCGTTCGTAGTCGGAACCGCACTGGGACTGCTCGCGTACGCGGTGTCGCTCCGACGCCTCAAGTTCACGACGGTCGAGCGGCGACTGGGCGCGACGCTGGTCGAACGCTACCGAGACGCGTTTCCAACGTCGCTCCGGTAA